One part of the Vogesella sp. LIG4 genome encodes these proteins:
- a CDS encoding ABC transporter ATP-binding protein, with amino-acid sequence MYKLTVDDLHKKYGDHEVLKGVSLKAKGGDVISIIGSSGSGKSTFLRCINFLEQPCAGRIEVNAEEIRTEKDKKGALRVADPKQLQKMRTKLSMVFQHFNLWAHMTVLENIIEAPVHVLGISRDEAEIRARKYLAKVGLAQSVEDKYPSHLSGGQQQRVAIARALAMEPEVMLFDEPTSALDPELVGEVLKVMQSLAEEGRTMIVVTHEMGFAREVSNHVIFLHQGRIEEQGNPKEVLVTPKSERLAQFLSGSLK; translated from the coding sequence ATGTACAAACTGACTGTTGACGATCTGCACAAGAAATACGGCGATCACGAAGTGCTGAAGGGCGTTTCGCTGAAAGCCAAGGGTGGCGATGTAATCAGCATTATCGGCTCCTCCGGCTCCGGCAAGAGTACCTTCCTGCGTTGCATCAACTTCCTGGAGCAGCCGTGTGCCGGCCGCATCGAAGTGAATGCCGAGGAAATCCGCACCGAGAAGGACAAGAAGGGCGCGCTGCGCGTGGCCGACCCCAAGCAGCTGCAGAAGATGCGCACCAAGCTGTCCATGGTGTTCCAGCACTTCAACCTGTGGGCACACATGACGGTGCTGGAAAACATCATCGAGGCACCGGTGCACGTACTGGGCATCAGCCGCGACGAGGCCGAGATTCGCGCCCGCAAGTACCTGGCCAAGGTTGGCCTGGCGCAATCGGTGGAGGACAAATACCCGTCGCACCTGTCCGGCGGCCAGCAGCAGCGCGTGGCAATTGCCCGTGCGCTGGCGATGGAGCCGGAAGTGATGCTGTTCGATGAGCCGACCTCGGCGCTGGATCCGGAACTGGTGGGCGAAGTGCTGAAGGTGATGCAGTCGCTGGCCGAGGAAGGCCGCACCATGATCGTGGTGACCCACGAAATGGGCTTCGCCCGCGAGGTGTCCAACCACGTGATCTTCCTGCACCAGGGCCGTATTGAAGAGCAGGGCAACCCGAAAGAAGTGCTGGTGACGCCGAAGAGCGAACGTCTGGCGCAGTTCCTGTCGGGCAGCCTGAAGTAA